One window of Triticum dicoccoides isolate Atlit2015 ecotype Zavitan chromosome 5A, WEW_v2.0, whole genome shotgun sequence genomic DNA carries:
- the LOC119296796 gene encoding uncharacterized protein LOC119296796, whose amino-acid sequence MVDKMPPLAAAASSSRCAPFACRRGAEQRSRGLDHASAPAAQGCGRPLGRAAGVVGGGIAAAFFASLERCACVEVRTTDDLSDCSNSATEAAPLMGNGGSSDRSSTARKKSKRKAGAGKGRRGGHGGFGCCESIN is encoded by the coding sequence ATGGTTGATAAGATGCCACCCCTCGCAGCAGCCGCATCCTCGTCGCGGTGCGCCCCCTTCGCCTGCCGCCGCGGCGCCGAGCAGCGCTCCAGGGGCCTGGATCACGCCTCAGCACCGGCGGCCCAGGGGTGCGGGCGGCCGCTGGGCCGTGCGGCCGGAGTCGTGGGCGGCGGCATCGCCGCGGCCTTCTTCGCGTCCCTGGAGCGGTGCGCCTGCGTGGAGGTCCGCACGACCGACGATCTCTCCGACTGCAGCAACAGCGCTACGGAGGCCGCGCCGCTCATGGGCAACGGCGGCAGTTCCGACCGTTCTTCCACGGCGAGGAAGAAGAGCAAGAGGAAGGCCGGCGCGGGGAAGGGCCGGAGGGGCGGCCATGGTGGCTTTGGGTGCTGCGAGAGCATCAATTAG